The genomic region atattattcagccttaaatatgagggaaattctgacacatgccaaAACATTCATTAACCTACAatacattattctaagtgaaataaggcagtcacaaaaggacaaatattgtatgctTCCACTTACATGCGTTACTTACGGCATCAAATTAACAGAATGTAGAATGGCGGATGCCTAGGACTCAGGGAAGGGTAATGGCAAATTAATATTTAACAGGCGTccagtttcagtttgggaagatgaagaagTAGTGGAATCGAATGGTGATGATGTTGTTATAACATCATTCATTAAAGTGAATTAACTTAATGCCACCAAACTGcgaacttaaaaatggttaaatcgTAAACCTGTTAGGTATACCTGCCACAATTTTAAAGCTAAATTTATAAACTAAGGTAACTTCCATAAGCAGTAAATTAAGTATacctgtaaaaatcagtcaagggattcacacacaaacaaaaaaaaaaggatgaaagtaTGACAGCACATACCTAAAACATGGCTGGGAGGagaataaaaatttagttttctACAAAGGGttaaaacttaagtgaccatTAACTTAATATAGACAGCTAGAAGcctaaatgttatatataaacctaatgatAAGCACACATCTAAAACTGgtaataaagatggaaaaaataaagagagggaaatccaagtatatcactaaagaaagccaacaaaccatgagagaagagagcagaagaaaggaacagagaagaatcacaaaaacaatcacaaaacaagtaacaaaatggcaataagtacctACTGTCAGAAATGAAAGCGGACAAATGATaaccaacagcacagaaatacaaaggattataagagaatattatgaaaaattatatgccaacaaattggacaacctagaaagaGTGGATAAATCCCTAGACACATATAACCTCCCACAAccaaatcaggaggaaatagaaaatttgaacagactaattacaagcaatgaaattgaatcagtaatcaaaacactcccaacaaacaaaagtccaggacgaggtgacttcacaggtgaattctatcaaacaattaaaaatttttttttaacgtttatttatttttgggacagagagagacagagcatgaacgggggaggggcagagagagagggagacacagaatcagaagcaggctccaggctccgagccatcagcccagagcccgacacggggctccaactcacggaccatgagatcgtgacctgagctgaagtcggatgcttaaccgactgagccacccaggcgccccttaaacatttaaagaagagttaatacaggggctcctggatggctcagtccgttaggcatcTGATTCGGCCCAGGTCAGGGTTTCGCACTTCCTAAGTTTGAACGCTgggtcaggatctgtgctgacagttctcagcctggagcctgtttcagattctgtttctcccgatctctctctgccccttacccattcgccttctgtctttctctcaaaaatgaataaacgttaaaaaaaaatttttaaagaaaagttaatacttatttttctcaaacaactccaaaaaacagaaaaagaacgacagctttcaaattcattctatgaggccagcattaccctcataccacaaccagataaagacactataaAAAACATATCtgcaggtcaatatccctgataaccatagatgcaaaaatcttcaacaaaatattagcaatccTGATCtaacaataattaaataaacaaataaataaatcacttagAAAATCATTCTGTATGATCAAGTGGTTCAACATTCATAAATCAATCCACAATAGATCACAacaggagaaaggataaaaaccatgtgatcatttcaatagatgcagaaaaagtatttgacaaagtgccacattcattcatgataaaaaccctcaacaaagtatatttaaagggagtgtaccttaacataataaaggccttacatgaaaaatccacagctaacatcataccctATGGTGAAAAATGGAGAGCTTATCCCCTAAGAtcatgaacaagacaaggatgtccactcttaccacttttattcaatatagcaCTGAAAGTCATAGCCacagaaatcaaaaacaaaaagaagaaaaaaaggatccaaattggtaaggaagaagtaaaactttcgatatttgcagatgatatgtcattatacatatgaaaaccctaaagactccactaaaaaaactactagaactaattcactaaagttgcaggatacaaaatcaatgcacaggaaccggttgcatttctatacactaataacgaagtagcagaaatagaaattaaggaaacagccccatttacaactgcatcaaaaataataaaatacctaggaataaactcaacCCGGGAGGTAAAATACCTGTACTCTTAAAACTATATAATACTggtgaaaaaattgaagaaatgttaagatatttcatgctcatggatggggagaagaaatattgtttaaatgtccatactacccaaagcaacctacacatttaatacaatcggtatcaaaataccaacagcacttttcacagaactagaacaagtcTTGTATAGAACCACAAGAGACCCACATTAgcaaaagcaaacttgaaaaaaaagggacaaaaccGGATGTACCACAAGCCCAGATAtgaagatacactacaaagctgtagcaatGAAAACAGTTTAATACtggcgcgcgtgcacacacacacacacacacacacacacacacaaccaaccATATATCAATAGAACataataaagagcccagaaataaacccatgattatttGGGCAATTAATCTAcaagaaaggaggcaagaatatgcaatggaaaaaagagagtctcttcaacaatggtGCTAGAAACTTGGCAgaaactacatgcaaaagaatgaaaccagaccactttcttacaccatacacaaaaataaactcaaaatgggttaaagatctaaatgtaagacctgaaaccaaaaaacaCCCTAGAAGAGAGCAATGGCAGTAATTTTTCTGGCATTGACTGTAGCaacattttctagatatgtctcctgaggcaagggagacaagcaaaaatcaactagtgggacaatatcaaaataaaaatcttctgcacagggaaagaaacgatcaacaaaactaaaagacaacctctgaatgagaaaagatacttgtaaatgacatatccaacaataggtcagtatccaaaatatataaagcacttacacaactcaacacccaaaaaacaaataatccaaataaaaataggcagaagacatgaacagacatttgtccaaagaagacatccagatggccaatagacacatgaaaagatgctaaacatcacttatcatcaggccaatgcaaatcgaaaccacgaagagatataacctcacacctatcagaatggctaaaatcaaaacaaaagaaacaagtgttggcaaggatgtggagaaaagggaatgctgtgcactgttggtgagaatgcaaactggtgcagccactctggaaaacagtatagaggttcctcaaaaaattaaaaatagaattgccatatgacccagtactatttccactactgggtatttacatgaagaacacaaaaacactaatttgcaATGATATAtttacccctgtgtttattgcagcattatttacaatagccaaattatggaagtgtccattgacagatgaatggatacacatgaggtatgtgtatacaatggaatattattcagtcataaaaaagaatgaaatcttgccatttgcaacacatAGATGGTATGTGTgttagagggtataatgctaggtgatataagttagtcagagaaagacaaaaaccatatgatttcacttatatgtggaattcgagaaagaaaacaaatgagtaatgggaaaaaagagataaaaaagatggACTCTTTAACACAGagaaatgatggttaccagagcagAGGTGAGTGGGACAAagagtgaaacaggtgaaggggattaagagtacacttatcgtgacaagcattgagtaatgtatacaattgttgaaccgcaacattatacacctgaaactaatataacactgtgccttaacactggaattttaaaactaaatatatatatatatataactatatataatatatatagttatatatattatatatagttatatatatagttatatatatatataaattgttatatatataaaaattgtttaaagaactAGGTTCATGATGTGAACATAAATTATAGCACAATACCTAGAGTGTATGCAAAAATACACCTGGGTAATTTGTCTAAAAGTAGATATGTCatccaaaaacaaaactactaaATTAAAATCTCCAGAGTTGTGTCCTGATAATCTGCATTTTACAagaactttaactttttttttaatttttttaatgtttatttatttttgagagagcacaagtgaggaaggagcagagagagagagggagacacagaatctgaagcaggctccagggtctgagatatcagcacagagcccgatgcgaggctctaaaccacgaactgcaagatcacgacctgagccaaagttggcacttaaccgacggagccacccatgcgccccaagaACTCTAACTTTAAATTCTCACAGTACATTGAACTTTGACAATCAATTAGACATACATAAACCTAaataggatattttttaaatgatatataattCCCTACCTGGATCTTTATTCATAGTGTCTGTATGTTACAACAAACGCACTTATAACAAATAGCGTTCATGTGTCTCTGCACCATAGAAATTATCgttttatctctttttccattaaaaagacaaacatattTTATGAAGTTATGGATATCTCTCAAAGCTACTTTTTTCCACGAGAACTTCCTCAAGGCATTTTTCACCTCCAAGTTTCTGAGTGCACACATTTAAGAAGTTTAACAAGGGAGTCACCATGGCGACACCATGGTATACAACACAGCCACGACTTAATCAGTGGAAAAGATGGTGATTGggtacaaatatataaatatgcagaATACAATACTAAGACCACCACAGTGACATGAGAGACACAGATGGACACAGTTCTGTCTTCCCTCCAAGCTACCAGTCCTCAGGAAGCATATAATGACCACCAAGAAGACTTTCGGGAGGAAAATTTTAACAGGCAGATGAACCCACTGTTGACAGCAACAAAAAAGACCAAGGGTATAATTGTGTCCATGCAGACAAGTTTCAACAAAGGGTTTATATCACACATGAATGGTCTATGACATTGGAGCCACCTGCACGCAGCCGCACTGTGAAGAGGACCTAAATGGTTGTAAGGACAAAGCCTCTACTACATGTCACCTGAAAGAGGAAGTCATATCCCTGTCACTCGTGATGATGTCATGGTGCCggggtttgcagatggccacatGGATGTTCAGCAAAGACTTAAGTCATGTACTTCCTCAGAGAGATGGTTTTCTTACAGCAAAAGTGCCAGGCAACATTTTACAGGTCATGGAGAAAGAACAGCAGACTTCTAGAAGGGAGAAGTCACACAGGCGGAAAATGGAAGCAGTACCCAAGGGCAGGAGAGATGACCTGTTAAATGTCAAGACCTGCTTGGGGATAACAGTTCTCAGCACTCGGAAGCAGTAAACTTCCTAAATTAATAACTGACTTTTGTTTTGTAACCAAACTATTTTAAACCTGTTTAACTTCATTCTaaacttattttaatgttaaaccTATATGATTTATCTTATTTACAGGtaaactcatttttaaacttGAATTCAAAACATAAATATGCAAGACAAGGCATAAatctgaaaaagaacagaaatgagagACCACTAGTCTCATCACATGtcaaaatgtgttatatatcaTGAAAATTATATTGTGTGTCAATTGGGACATGAATcaagagatcaatgaaacagaatcatCCCGAATTAGGTACACAAATAAGATGTTAGAATACAAGAGGATTTCAAATCAATGGTAAAAAGATAATTGtgactataaaaaaaattactaaaattaagaaacacaACTAAAATTCAATCCTTATTTAACTCCTATATCAAAATAAGTTCCCAATGGATCAACAGTTTTAATATAGAACCaaaaaaagagcttaaaaatTAAGTGCTAAAAAACAGTTGAAGAATACTTTGGTATGAATGAAGTGAGGAAAGTCTTTTTAAGcaagatacaaacaaaaatatatatattaaatataaaatgtaagacAAAATTGTTTACATGACAGAAGTATTCCACATAGTATAAAaaaagttaaggggtgcctggatggctcagttggttaagcgttcaactcttgattttggctcaggtcatgatctcacagtttgtgggttcgagccctgggactgggctctgcactgcttgggatactctctctctcttcctctctctcactgaccctcccctgtttgctctcaatctctctcaaaataaataaatgaacttaaaaaaaatagaataaaaaaattaaaaatatcacaagccagaaaaataataattacttataCAATAGTAAAATGGATCACGTCTTTAGTGCataaaaatcagcaaggaaaataCCAAAGATATTAGTAGACTATCCACAGAAAACTAAATACATATCATATTAAATATGAGAAGATGGTCCAACTCAATTATATcaaaagattttgaaagaaaaaggattttggTTTAactatcaaaatgaaataaaatacctttAATCAGATTGTtctattccttaaatatttattaggtacAGGTGGTTGAGAATGTGGAAAGAACTTACGGACTGTGAGCAGCAGTGTGGCTGTTAGTAGAACCTCAGGGATGGCAGTTTGGTAATAACTACAAATATCGACATTTAACTCCCTGATCACTGACTCAAACACACATATCAATAATTCCTCTTCCAGCAACTCATATTTTCACCTCTTCAAAGACATGCATTTATTGCAAAATTCTTTGTCATACAAAAAGGTTAGGAACAATCCGAAGGGAAATGCATACATTAATTTTAGTGTATATTTATAAGGGTGTATTACCTAGtacaaaaaaaaagctaagaattAGATCTGCATGGACTGGTATGGAATATCTTCAACATTGCAGATAATGTCACTtacatgtaaaatctaaaaatcaaataaacagaaacagactcaaatacacagaacaaagtGATGATTACCGGCGGGGATGGGCGAAATAGGTAAAGgtgattaagaagtacaaacttccacttataaaatatataagtcaaAGGGTACAGTACAACATAGGAAATACAGTAAATACTGTTGTAAAAcctttgtgtggtgacagatggtaactgtacttatcatggtgagcattctGTCATGCCTGTAACTGTCAGagcactatgttgtacacatgaaccTAATAaagtatgtcaactatacttcaattaagtaagaaaataaaaactatataaaaactaTCGCAACatgaaaatcttatttttttaaaattgtgcataGTAAAAGCAAACATGTACATATACAGAAAAAACATACATACGTGTATTTGCATTTGCACATGCATTTGTAAAGATTATTACCTGATTAATTTGAAGAAACAGATTAAGTGATGCCTCTAAGGGGGAGGACTAGAGACCTTGCTGAGAGATAAGTAGGAAATTTATCCTATTCTGtaaggttttcatttttgctattataacCTGTCACACTTCAACTTTTCTTATATAAGACAACTGAAATTTAATAAAGAAGACATCTTatacatcattaaatattttaaatagtataacaaaaacaattctatgacaagaatctaattaaaaataatactaagtctcagaaaatatataaaagataaatgcataaatgatTAAAACTTAGTTTTTCCTCACAAATTCATTACCTCTTATGGATTCGTTGCTGGAAAGCCATTACTCATTCCTAAGTGAAGAGATCTACAATATGATATAGACCTTACATTCTAGCAGGGAGGGACACTTATTACAGCACAGTCATCTACTTCATTCGTTAATTATACTTATCATAAATTCTTTGAAGAAAGGAAAGTCAGAATCAGATTTTAGAAGACTTCTGAATTCTAAAGAAATGAACCCTAATGTCAAACAACTCTCTTCATGGTGGATGATGTGCTCATTTACTACGATATGTGACATTTCTCCTCCAGAGTTTCTTCATAGCATTTGTCATCTCAGAATTTCTCAGAGTGTAGATCAGGGGGTTCAGCATGGGGGTTATGACTGTATAAAACACACTCACTGATTTGTCAACGGGGAAGGTCTTAGCAGGTCTCACGTACATGAAAATACATGGCACAAAGAAGAAGACCACCACAGTGATGTGGGCACCACAGGTCTGGAGGGCTTTCCGCCTCCCTTCCAGACTAAGGTTCTTTAGAGAGTGCAAGATGACACCATAAGAGATGAGCAAGAGCACAAACACAATTGTGCAGATCAGTCCTCCGTTGGCCGCCACTAACAGGCCAATGACACGGGTGTCAGTACAGACCAGTTTCAGTAATGGGTACATGTCACAGAAAAAATGATCAATGACATTGGGACCGCAGAATGGGAGCCCATAAATAGTGCTAACTTGAATTACTGAATGCATAAAACCCCCAACCCAGGACCCTACCAGCAGCACAACACACACCCATTGCCTCATGACAATCAAATAATGCAAGGGCttacagatggccacatagcggtcataggccatcaccAGCAGAAGAAAGACCTCTGATCCACCAAAAAAGTGCTCTGTAAATAGCTGGGTCATACAAGCATGGAAGGATATGGTATTTTCCCCAAAGAACAAATTTGAAATCAGTTCAGGAGAAATAGAAGAGGAATAAATGACATCCATAAATGATAAGCTAGCAAGAAAAAAGTACATAGGTGAGTCCAGGGTCTTACTAAAAGAAACAGTCAAGACAATGAGCAGGTTGCCCACCATGGTCAAAATATAGAAGAGCAAGAACATAACAAAAAGTACTTTCTgttcctttggattctgtgtgagGCCCAAGAGGACAAAGTCAGTCACATTGTTCTTTAGTTCCATTTACTTAGTTCTTCTATTCCTTATAGGTGCTGCCTTCAGTTATTAGAAACAGTTTTGCCTttaaaacaaaggggaaaagttTTAAGTGCATTATAagcttaatcttttttatttatccaatTCAAAATGCAcatggaagggcgcctgggtggctcagttggttgagcgtctgacttcggctcaggtcatgatctcccagtttatgggttcaagtcccatgttgggctctgtgctcacagctcacagcctggagcctgcttgggattctgtgtctccttctacctctgcccttcccccacttgtgctctgtctctgtctctcaaaaacaaataaatgtaaaaaaaaatttttaaatgcacatggaAAACTATTGATGTCAAACCTGTCAAAGACATTGATATCACCCAGTTGAATAAGACATAGTTTGTTACTCTCAGTGATTTCATACATATGTGGCCAGACCATTACAGATCAATTTAATAAGTGTCACTATAAGTATAGTCACATAGATTATGGGCGCCCTGGGCCAGAACACATTAATCAACATGGGATctgggagggcttcccagagAAAGCAGTACTTTAGCTGAGTTTTAAAGGACaaaggagagaacaagagaggagaaaagagaattccATGAAAGACGCACACATCTAAAGTCATGCATAAAGTATGCTTCCTAAGTGAAGAATCACTTAAGGTAATTTACATATTCAAAGTGGAAGAAAAATTTATGAATGGTTCTCTGTATACAACTACCTAAATGACATTTCCAAATGGGTATCAATTAAGTATTAAGataaatttgggggcacctgggtggctcattaggttaagcgtctgacttcaactcaggtcatgatctcatggttcgtgagttcgagccccacactgggttctgtgctgacagtgtggagcctgcttgggattctctttctctccctctctctctgtccctcccatgcttgtgctatctttcactcaaaaataaataaacattaaaaaaatataaatgtttacttttccacAATAAACCTATTCCTTCCTAGACGACCTCCGTCTCATTACATGGcacaaaatattttgatgagAGGAAATGTTAACACTGCAAGAAGAACATCTATTACTTGTTATGTACAACTATATATCACATGCTATTTCCATATTTACATAGacgttttatatatatatgtatatatacacatatatgtatatgtacatatacacacatacatatatatctacatatgcacatatatatagaATCACATTCAGTGTATAACATTTTGTCTTTACAATTACAAGCACtgttatccccactttatagtTGAAAAAACAGGCTTGAATACTTAATTTTCTCAAAGTCATACACCCTTCAGTGACAGAAATGTAATTATAAACTTTGACTGACTTCAAATCTGTGATTCCAGAAGAAGTTTccaacttttcaattttttacaaACTCAAGTTTATAAGAATTTCCTGTATAATAAAGTAAGTCACACAATTGAAAAGCCTGGCTTCCTCCATTAACTCTTACAGACTTACCTTTTGAAGGCTTGTTCACAATCAGTGGGAGGACTTTTTAACTAACTCATAAAGTCCTGGAAATGCCTCTTCCATCCAGTGTGACCACTGAGGACAAAAAGCTGCATTAGTTCTTAAGAACTAATTTGACTTCACATGACTATGTCCATCCATTTTCTACACAGTCTTCTAATTACTTcagaaaattattattacttcatTGTAGACCTATTTAAAAGGAATTCCATGATgcaaacagaaagacaaaaattttccACATTAGGGTAATTCGTCACGGCAAACAAACCTATCTGACATAAAAAGTCAGcaacaagtttttttaaaagggaagctGTTCTCTAGAAACTAACTTCTTTTCTAgtaacttcaaaaaagaaaaatcactattCCAATTTTCTGGCCATCTTATTCTGGTACTAGGGCAAAACTAATTGTACCAAGATCTTGAGAGGACATTCTTGAAATATTTATCAACCCTCCTAAAAGAGTTGTAAGAGTTCTGAAGAAAGTAACATCTTCTCCCCAGTAGAGGCAAAGTCATTGGCCACTTTTTGCCTTCTAACCAGATACATCATCGAGTCGTGCAACTGCATTGTGTCCAAGACTGATTCTTGCTGTTTTCAAccaaattttagaatttgaaaagGACATCTCTATGTAAAGATACTTTTAGACCTATCACATTATGGGGAGGTTGGACAAGAAACTCTGGTGAACTATATAGTCCCAGGGCACAGGCTCACCCAACGACTGACACTCTGTGATACACCACAGAACATTGCCCCGCTATGTCACTAAAGCCAAGAACGGGTGGATAACGTAAAAAGAGATAAATTCTAAGGAAGGGTCGAAAAGAAATGCTAGAGGTCAAAAAGACTAACAGAAATCAAGTATGCCTTTGACAGGGCTCATTAATAGACTAGACATTGCCTCAGGACATGGCAATAGaaatttcccaaactgaaaatcaaagagaaaacaggctgaaaaacaaaaagcagaaaacaaagaaaccagaACAGAATACGCAAGAGCTGTGTGACAACTACCAAAGGGGTAACATCCTTGTAATGGGAATACCAGgataagaagaaaaagtgaaggggacagaagcaatatttgaagcaataataatgactgagaatttccccccccaaattaatgtcaaaCACCAAGCCTCCGGAAGCTCAGAGAATACCTCATAAGACAAatgtcaaacaaaaaaaaaacatatggagGTGTATCATATTCAaatttcagaaaatcaaagataaactTATAAATCTTGACAGAGGCCAGTGGAAAAAACATCTTACCTACAGAGGAGTAAGTATCCCAGAGATTAAGCTCTTTGATTATAGTGTAAGTGCTTGACGTTAAGTTTTTGATTGCCAAAGACATATTTCAAAAGGCATCCCTCGTGAGTAAACATATTGCCAGCTATATGACAAAGCTACCAGACAAGGAATTAAGTCACCCCCACTCATGAAGTTCCCTCTTTCAGGAAGCTCTGGGTAACTTCAATAACTGACCACTTGAGTAGCCCTGCTTCTCCCTTTCCATCTAATTCCCACTCTCATGCTCTAAAGCAGTCAATAAATAGTGAACCCACGAAACCCTAGATACCCACCCCATTCCACCAGACCCTAATAAATGCAGAACCCCAGGTGTGTGCTCTTTTGCCCTCTACCTACAACCTCCTCAGGTGTGGCCCTTGATATGCCCTGGAGGCTCCAGGACCAGTGCATAATAAATCTTGTTCCTCAAAGTTCCCTGATCATCTTTGCCACAGTGAAGTGTGTCCTGAAATCATAAGAACCACAAGGGCCAATCCAGCCACAACTCTGGCCTCAGAGGGGGAAATGTCTGTGGGGACTTGGCTGTAAGCAATACAGGCCCAGATGTGTGCCACAGGCATTCCTAGGCAATAACATTTCTGTCAATAGGCTGGGACCACCACCCCAAGGAGAAGAGGAATGAACTACATCCAACTTCTTCTCCTCAGAGGCCACGCAAGAAAGAAGTGAATGGAGTCAACTATTTAAAGAGTTGAGAGCGAGAAAAAAACACCACCAACTTAAAATTCTGTGCtctgtgaaattatccttcaaaaaggaagaagggaagttGAACTCACAGAATCAGAGAGCAGAACAGTGGTTGGCGGGAGCTAGGGGTAGTGAAAGGGGGGAGTGTTGGTCAAAAAGCATAAACTTTCAgtttaagatgaataaattctcaGTATCTAATAATCAGTTTGGCACCAGAGTTAACAATACCGTGTTATATActtgagagtagatcttaaacgttctcacacacacacaaaaaaaaacaacaacaacaacaaaagtaactatgtgaggtggTGAATGTTTTCACTTACCTCATTGTggtaataatttcacaatatatacatgtaccaaatcatcacattgtacatgtgaagcttataaaatattatatgtcaattatatcttaataaagctgagaagaaacaaaacctaCACATGTTtctagcaactttattcataattgtcaaaacgtGAAAGCAACCAAGATACCCTTcggtaggtgagtggataaatatgtcatttctacgcctgaaaccaatactacactatatgtgaactaacttgaatttgaatacaatcttggaagaaaaaagtaaactatgGCACGACCAgacaataaatattattcagcactaaaacgatgagctatcaagtcaggaaaagacatggaagaaactcaAATGTAGATTACTAAATGAAAGACtctcaaaaggctacatattgtatgattccaactatgcaAAAGTGTGGAAAAGGCAAACTATAAACTTAGTGAAAAGACCAATGGTGGCCAGaagttgggggagagggtggggtgaataggcagagcacaaagaatttttaggacagtgaaactactctgtatgataccgtaatggtggatacatgtcattgtaCATTTGTTGAGACCCATGGAATGAATAGCATCAGGAGGGAACCCTAGCGTGAAGTATGGACTTTGTGTGATACTAATGTTTCAATagaggttcatcagttgtaacacaTGTACCGCTCTCAGGTGAGATGTCCATAGTGGGGGGAATTTGCATATGTGGGGACAAGGGTTATACGGGAACTCACCATACTTTCTGCTCACATAGCTGTAAACTGtaaactgaaaacttttctaaaaataaagtttgtttcaATGTGACCTTTGTCCAG from Panthera uncia isolate 11264 chromosome D1, Puncia_PCG_1.0, whole genome shotgun sequence harbors:
- the LOC125916393 gene encoding olfactory receptor 4A47, with product MELKNNVTDFVLLGLTQNPKEQKVLFVMFLLFYILTMVGNLLIVLTVSFSKTLDSPMYFFLASLSFMDVIYSSSISPELISNLFFGENTISFHACMTQLFTEHFFGGSEVFLLLVMAYDRYVAICKPLHYLIVMRQWVCVVLLVGSWVGGFMHSVIQVSTIYGLPFCGPNVIDHFFCDMYPLLKLVCTDTRVIGLLVAANGGLICTIVFVLLLISYGVILHSLKNLSLEGRRKALQTCGAHITVVVFFFVPCIFMYVRPAKTFPVDKSVSVFYTVITPMLNPLIYTLRNSEMTNAMKKLWRRNVTYRSK